Proteins encoded in a region of the Saccharothrix ecbatanensis genome:
- a CDS encoding family 43 glycosylhydrolase, which translates to MFPAKSTIRLGRAALLVAALAAALITAPTASAVIGSPLVGAGSGRCLDVAGNNTALGTEVSIWDCNGQANQGWHFTSSGELRTFDDTRCLDAYGHGTTAGTRLVIWSCTGAANQKFRLNGDGSVTATNSGLCLDVLNHGTANGTRVILWTCTGTPNQKWSTGSAGYPNPGYVTGDVGVHDPTVVKRPTGDYLVAHTGDNIALKTSADRTTFRNAGQAFPGGASWTTTYTNGGRNLWAPDISYHNGQYYMYYSASSFGSNRSAIFLATSPSGNSGTWTHRGLVIESRTSDNWNAIDGNLIVDDQGRWWLNFGSFWSGIKMIELNPSTGMRLNNTFLSIAGRGGGDIEAPFIFKRGSYYYQYVSFDRCCQGASSTYRVMVGRSTSVTGPYYDRNGVNMNSGGGTQILASHGSIHGPGHQAVLADTDGDFLVYHYYADNGVSLLGINRLVYDSAGWPSVQ; encoded by the coding sequence ATGTTCCCCGCAAAAAGCACGATCCGGCTCGGCAGAGCCGCGTTGTTGGTGGCCGCACTGGCGGCAGCGTTGATCACCGCGCCCACGGCGTCGGCGGTCATCGGCTCACCGCTGGTGGGCGCCGGGTCCGGGCGTTGTCTGGACGTGGCCGGCAACAACACCGCCTTGGGCACAGAAGTGTCCATTTGGGACTGCAATGGGCAGGCGAACCAGGGCTGGCACTTCACCTCCAGCGGTGAGCTGCGGACGTTCGACGACACGCGCTGCCTGGACGCCTACGGCCACGGCACCACGGCCGGCACCCGGCTGGTGATCTGGAGCTGCACCGGTGCGGCGAACCAGAAGTTCCGGCTCAACGGCGACGGCTCCGTCACCGCGACCAATTCCGGGCTGTGCCTGGACGTGCTGAACCACGGCACCGCCAACGGCACCAGGGTGATCCTGTGGACGTGCACCGGCACGCCCAACCAGAAGTGGTCCACCGGGTCGGCCGGCTACCCGAACCCCGGTTACGTCACGGGTGACGTCGGCGTGCACGACCCGACCGTGGTCAAGCGGCCGACCGGCGACTACCTGGTCGCGCACACCGGCGACAACATCGCGCTGAAGACGTCGGCCGACCGGACCACGTTCCGCAACGCGGGTCAGGCGTTCCCCGGCGGCGCGTCGTGGACGACGACCTACACCAACGGCGGGCGCAACCTCTGGGCGCCGGACATCTCGTACCACAACGGCCAGTACTACATGTACTACTCGGCTTCGTCGTTCGGCTCGAACCGGTCGGCGATCTTCCTGGCCACCAGCCCGAGCGGGAACTCCGGCACCTGGACCCACCGCGGTCTGGTGATCGAATCGCGCACCAGCGACAACTGGAACGCCATCGACGGCAACCTGATCGTGGACGACCAGGGTCGCTGGTGGCTGAACTTCGGCTCGTTCTGGTCCGGCATCAAGATGATCGAGCTGAACCCGTCGACCGGGATGCGGCTCAACAACACGTTCCTGAGCATCGCCGGGCGGGGCGGCGGCGACATCGAGGCGCCGTTCATCTTCAAGCGCGGGTCGTACTACTACCAGTACGTCTCGTTCGACCGGTGCTGCCAGGGCGCGTCCAGCACGTACCGGGTGATGGTGGGCCGTTCTACCAGCGTCACCGGGCCGTACTACGACCGCAACGGCGTCAACATGAACTCGGGCGGCGGCACGCAGATCCTGGCCTCGCACGGCAGCATCCACGGGCCGGGCCACCAGGCCGTCCTCGCCGACACCGACGGCGATTTCCTGGTGTACCACTACTACGCCGACAACGGAGTGTCGCTGCTCGGCATCAACCGCCTGGTCTACGACTCGGCGGGCTGGCCCAGCGTCCAGTAG
- a CDS encoding family 43 glycosylhydrolase has protein sequence MRSALVLATTAVLLGGGVIALPQSASAAVVDTNATYVLVNRNSGKALDVYDLATNDGARISQYTRNDGAWQQWKFLDSGNGYYRLRSVHSGKVLDIEGSSTADRANVIQWTDRGATNQQFRLADSAGGHVRLINRNSGKAVDVLDFSTADGAQLIQWPDTGDNNQQWQLVKLGSTAPGTFANPIKRNGPDPWLQYHNGYYHLATTTWNSTITMRRSRTLAGLSTAPDQVIFNLTRPNGCCNMWAPEFHLLNGRWYLYYVAGQNVQDFNPTQRLHVLEAAGSDPMGPYSFKADLGSTWELDPSILQHNGRLYLMGSATDGTQSLTITPLSNPYTISGTRRTISQPTLSWERQTHPVNEGAEPLYRNGRTMIVYSASACWGPDYKLGLLTLTGTDPLNRAHWTKSPNPVFQRNDGNGVFAPGHNGFFKSPDGTEDWIVYHANDSAGGGCDMNRSTRAQKFTWNADGTPNFGTPVRLGTQLAAPSGEPTS, from the coding sequence ATGAGATCGGCCCTCGTCCTCGCCACAACGGCGGTCCTGCTCGGCGGTGGTGTGATCGCCCTGCCGCAGTCGGCGTCCGCCGCCGTGGTCGACACCAACGCGACGTACGTGTTGGTCAACCGCAACAGCGGCAAGGCGCTGGACGTCTACGACCTCGCCACCAACGACGGTGCGCGGATCTCGCAGTACACGCGCAACGACGGCGCCTGGCAGCAGTGGAAGTTCCTGGACTCCGGCAACGGCTACTACCGGCTGAGGTCCGTGCACAGCGGCAAGGTCCTCGACATCGAGGGCTCGTCGACCGCCGACCGCGCGAACGTGATCCAGTGGACCGACCGCGGCGCGACGAACCAGCAGTTCCGGTTGGCCGACTCGGCGGGCGGGCACGTCCGGCTGATCAACCGCAACAGCGGCAAGGCCGTGGACGTGCTCGACTTCTCCACCGCCGACGGCGCGCAGCTCATCCAGTGGCCCGACACCGGTGACAACAACCAGCAGTGGCAGCTGGTCAAGCTGGGCTCCACCGCGCCGGGCACGTTCGCCAACCCGATCAAGCGCAACGGCCCCGACCCGTGGCTCCAGTACCACAACGGCTACTACCACCTGGCCACGACGACGTGGAACTCGACCATCACGATGCGCCGCTCGCGGACGCTGGCGGGCCTGTCGACGGCTCCGGACCAGGTGATCTTCAACCTGACCAGGCCGAACGGGTGCTGCAACATGTGGGCGCCGGAGTTCCACCTGCTCAACGGCCGCTGGTACCTGTACTACGTGGCCGGGCAGAACGTGCAGGACTTCAACCCCACCCAGCGCCTGCACGTCCTGGAGGCCGCCGGCAGCGACCCGATGGGCCCGTACTCGTTCAAGGCGGACCTGGGCAGCACGTGGGAGCTCGACCCGAGCATCCTCCAGCACAACGGCCGGCTGTACCTGATGGGCAGCGCGACCGACGGCACCCAGTCGCTGACGATCACACCGCTGTCCAACCCGTACACGATCAGCGGCACCCGCCGCACGATCAGCCAGCCGACGCTGTCGTGGGAACGGCAGACGCACCCGGTCAACGAGGGCGCGGAACCGTTGTACCGCAACGGTCGCACGATGATCGTGTACTCGGCCAGCGCGTGCTGGGGGCCGGACTACAAGCTCGGCCTGCTCACCCTCACCGGCACCGACCCGCTCAACCGCGCGCACTGGACCAAGTCCCCGAACCCGGTGTTCCAGCGCAATGACGGCAACGGCGTGTTCGCCCCGGGCCACAACGGGTTCTTCAAGTCGCCCGACGGCACCGAGGACTGGATCGTCTACCACGCCAACGACTCCGCGGGCGGCGGCTGCGACATGAACCGCTCCACGCGGGCGCAGAAGTTCACCTGGAACGCGGACGGCACGCCGAACTTCGGCACCCCGGTCCGGCTGGGCACCCAGCTCGCCGCTCCTTCCGGCGAACCCACGTCCTGA
- a CDS encoding glycoside hydrolase family 43 protein, producing the protein MLQRRTFLAGGLSAVALTGAARLTAQAAPGDSAYVMGYFTESPSKLADRYALHLAVSPDGLTWTPLNQNNPVATPTAGTGGLRDPFIMRKQSGGFVVLATDLTGTDFTRQNQYIHAWDSPDLRSFTGYRRLKMHSMPTHTWAPEAFWDAARGQYGIVYSANSGGRDGIWVNYTTDFVTIGAPQLFFDPGFNVLDATVHVGSGTNFLYYKSFTDGRLYGARSSTLNPRSFTTYTSGVVNGGIEAPIVVKANDRNEWWLWGDSFSPVNGELYAWRSGDINTNSWTPLTKAQYSQPLNAKHPTICPITATEHANLLSRWGAPAWNRIKSYNFPDHVIRHADNAARIDPYPFDPYQDSQWRLVAGLASSSGVSFRSVNFPDRYLRHAGYVVGLAANDGSAAFAADATFHRVPGLANGAWTSFRSHNFPDRHLRHANYVLRIDPISTTADRADATFQIGY; encoded by the coding sequence ATGTTGCAAAGACGCACATTCCTGGCTGGTGGCTTGTCCGCGGTCGCCCTCACGGGGGCCGCCCGCCTGACCGCACAGGCCGCTCCCGGTGATTCCGCCTACGTGATGGGCTACTTCACCGAGTCGCCGTCGAAACTCGCCGACCGGTACGCGCTGCACCTGGCGGTCAGCCCCGACGGGCTCACCTGGACCCCGTTGAACCAGAACAACCCGGTCGCCACGCCTACCGCGGGAACGGGTGGTCTGCGCGACCCGTTCATCATGCGCAAGCAGAGCGGCGGGTTCGTGGTCCTGGCCACCGACCTGACCGGCACCGACTTCACCCGGCAGAACCAGTACATCCACGCCTGGGACTCGCCGGACCTGCGGTCGTTCACCGGTTACCGCAGGCTGAAGATGCACTCCATGCCGACCCACACGTGGGCGCCCGAGGCGTTCTGGGACGCCGCCCGCGGCCAGTACGGCATCGTCTACTCCGCCAACAGCGGCGGCCGTGACGGGATCTGGGTCAACTACACCACCGACTTCGTCACCATCGGCGCACCGCAGCTGTTCTTCGACCCCGGGTTCAACGTCCTCGACGCCACCGTGCACGTAGGCAGCGGCACGAACTTCCTGTACTACAAGAGCTTCACCGACGGCCGCCTGTACGGGGCGCGCTCCAGCACGTTGAACCCGCGCAGCTTCACCACCTACACCAGCGGCGTGGTCAACGGCGGCATCGAAGCGCCGATCGTGGTGAAAGCCAATGACCGCAACGAGTGGTGGCTGTGGGGTGACTCGTTCTCCCCCGTCAACGGCGAGCTGTACGCGTGGCGCAGCGGCGACATCAACACCAACAGCTGGACGCCGCTCACCAAGGCCCAGTACAGCCAGCCGCTGAACGCCAAGCACCCCACCATCTGCCCGATCACGGCGACCGAGCACGCCAACCTGCTGTCGCGATGGGGCGCACCGGCGTGGAACCGGATCAAGTCCTACAACTTCCCGGACCACGTCATCCGGCACGCCGACAACGCGGCCCGCATCGACCCGTACCCGTTCGACCCGTACCAGGACTCGCAATGGCGGCTGGTCGCCGGTCTCGCCTCGTCCAGCGGCGTCTCGTTCCGCTCGGTGAACTTCCCGGACCGCTACCTGCGGCACGCCGGCTACGTCGTCGGCCTCGCCGCCAACGACGGCTCGGCGGCGTTCGCGGCGGACGCCACGTTCCACCGCGTCCCCGGCCTGGCCAACGGCGCCTGGACCTCGTTCCGGTCGCACAACTTCCCCGACCGGCACCTCAGGCACGCCAACTACGTCCTGCGCATCGACCCGATCAGCACGACGGCGGACCGCGCCGACGCCACGTTCCAGATCGGCTACTGA